From Anopheles darlingi chromosome 2, idAnoDarlMG_H_01, whole genome shotgun sequence, the proteins below share one genomic window:
- the LOC125950903 gene encoding uncharacterized protein LOC125950903, with the protein MVKLIVTVCVALVCAAGLSVGQEIPAYIKQCRRSDPQLPDCLKASLQHLRPYLSSGIPEIKLPSVEPFVMDQLSLQLTGGPQGYRINLKNMEVFGASNFTVRSLKLSEGNQPFEARLTIPKLLIHAKYTSSGVLIIIPASGSGDFDAVFDGVTADVKGLVSVSEKPTGMHLRVDKLDLNLSIKKPRLSVSKIFNNNRILTEATNLFLRENGHEVLRALQPQLQKKLSTEFTGIANQLLDNVPIHYFLQD; encoded by the exons ATGGTCAAGCTGATCGTTACCGTTTGCGTCGCGCTCGTGTGCGCCGCCGGGTTGTCCGTTGGGCAGGAAATTC CCGCCTACATCAAGCAATGCCGCCGATCGGATCCCCAGCTCCCCGACTGTCTGAAGGCATCGCTGCAGCACCTCCGACCTTACCTGTCCAGCGGGATTCCCGAAATTAAG CTCCCATCGGTCGAACCGTTCGTGATGGATCAGCTGTCACTGCAGCTGACCGGAGGCCCGCAAGGATACCGGATCAACTTGAAAAACATGGAAGTGTTTGGTGCCAGCAATTTCACCGTCCGGTCGCTCAA ATTATCCGAAGGTAACCAACCGTTCGAGGCCCGGCTCACCATTCCCAAGCTGCTGATACACGCCAAGTACACGAGCAGCGGCGTCCTGATCATCATTCCGGCCAGCGGTTCCGGTGACTTCGATGCCGTGTTCGATGGTGTGACGGCCGACGTTAAGGGTCTGGTGTCGGTCAGCGAAAAGCCGACCGGAATGCATCTGCGCGTTGACAAGCTCGACCTCAACCTGTCGATCAAGAAGCCGCGCCTTAGCGTGTCCAAGATTTTCAACAATAACCGCATCCTga CGGAAGCAACCAACCTGTTCCTGCGGGAGAATGGACACGAGGTGCTGCGCGCGCTGCAGCCTCAGCTGCAGAAGAAGCTGTCGACCGAGTTCACCGGTATCGCCAACCAGCTGCTCGATAACGTCCCTATCCACTACTTCCTGCAGGATTAG
- the LOC125951679 gene encoding uncharacterized protein LOC125951679 — protein sequence MGPLRPNMPQLLLVLLLLMATMFQQSLGQRDVFRLFSNCRFGKPNFDPCIKKAFNAVRPWFKTGLPEFNVAPFDPHRAEFIEQRRGDIGGLGGYRLLLTNVSEYGWSQSEVTKYRTEPKHDRIVYSQYFPEKSLDGSYDFKAKILGLPRHTHGIWNLTLYDYSQTTTVTRIGGPGGLLKVRVEIDKIGDMKLHISDLFSGAKIIESVADFFINTMWQPSFPFIKPLINDLVSVAFTDIFNESFRYFPLDQVIR from the exons ATGGGTCCCCTGCGGCCTAATATGccgcaactgctgctggtgctgctgctgctaatggccACCATGTTCCAGCAAAGCCTTGGCCAGCGCGATGTGTTTCGGTTGTTCTCCAACTGTCGCTTCGGAAAGCCCAACTTTGATCCGTGCATTAAGAAAGCGTTCAACGCGGTGCGACCATGGTTCAAAACGG GGTTGCCCGAGTTTAACGTCGCACCGTTTGATCCTCATCGGGCGGAATTCATCGAACAGCGACGCGGTGACATCGGAGGGCTTGGTGGCtaccggttgctgctgaccaaTGTGTCCGAGTACGGCTGGAGTCAGTCGGAGGTGACCAAGTACCGGACGGAACCGAAGCACGATCGGATCGTGTACTCGCAGTACTTCCCCGAGAAATCGCTCGATGGTTCGTACGATTTTAAGGCAAAGATACTGGGCCTACCACGGCACACGCACGGCATCTGGAACCTCACGCTGTACGACTACAGCCAGACGACGACCGTTACGCGGATCGGTGGTCCGGGCGGACTGTTGAAGGTGCGCGTCGAGATCGACAAGATCGGTGACATGAAGCTGCACATTTCGGATCTATTTAGTGGAGCGAAGATCATCG AATCCGTGGCAGACTTCTTCATCAACACGATGTGGCAGCCCAGCTTTCCCTTCATCAAACCGCTGATCAACGATCTGGTGAGCGTCGCGTTTACGGACATCTTCAACGAATCGTTCCGCTACTTCCCGCTCGATCAGGTGATACGGTGA
- the LOC125950866 gene encoding soluble guanylate cyclase 88E yields MYGLLLENLSEYVKAVYGEDKWDDIRRQTGISSPSFSVHDDYDENLLNVLATKAQEILGVSERDFMDQMGVYFVNFVSQYGYDRVLSVLGRHMRDFLNGLDNLHEYLKFSYPLMRAPSFICENETRHGLTLHYRTKRKGFVYYTMGQIRQVARHFYNKEMQIELVKSDLLGETNHYTFQLTFDNRAFSLASLAMTREEKHLPISASVLFEIFPFCIVFGSDMIVRSIGNSLMVILPDLLSKKITDWFELRRPLIAFKFQTILNRTNNIFELVTMQSVKKRPENQRKMELKLTEEEEDEEVEKRLRLKGQMIYMENWYMIMFLGTPVMPKLTSLISTGLYINDLSMHDFSRDLMLAGTQQSVELKLALDQEQQKSKKLEESMRKLDEEMRRTDELLYQMIPKQVADRLRRGENPIDTCEMFNSVSILFSDVVTFTEICSRITPMEVVSMLNAMYSIFDTLTERNNVYKVETIGDAYMVVSGAPAKEQNHAEKVCDMALDMIEAITDLKDPSTGTHLRIRVGVHSGAVVAGIVGLKMPRYCLFGDSVNTASRMESTSQAMRIHISETTKNLLSSNYRVSERGEIDVKGKGTMKTYWLDYRENRPPLQLLAEDIKSPSIEYIEASKDRRVSIPSYNFTQPHKQSSGGLSSAGLEDRRVYSPVTFEDVARRSIANSPVKLHAFGPRGRENRSNSTGHAFMHSVSDVFGSLVNDTEDFLEDLHHRSSLSNTAYTTGSTPSPCPFSPPPKFRTKSKSCYPAQFADYDREGFTGMSKTMPQEVPKKPKGILSKGPSGEAASSYDHKTKVRKAKLESVKQQQQQTIALEKLDQMVQEIYDADLPGMCFMNPPGSRSDGNICQSNNCTLGSSRSQTVPPPPPVAAASAVAAAAAAAAAATGATTSTASVVSPAGPVCEQHAQQHLPRHCHHGCESSSGPPPGKVPQSMSFSHPKEHKCCPAAYATHHQNGRHRVHSNACHIL; encoded by the exons ATGtacgggctgctgctggagaatcTGTCCGAGTACGTGAAGGCCGTCTACGGGGAGGACAAGTGGGATGACATCCGGCGGCAGACGGGCATTTCGTCGCCCTCGTTCAGCGTCCACGATGACTACGACGAGAATCTGCTCAACGTGCTGGCGACGAAAGCGCAAGAA ATTCTTGGCGTCTCGGAGCGTGACTTTATGGATCAGATGGGCGTGTACTTCGTGAACTTTGTCAGCCAGTACGGGTACGATCGGGTGCTGTCCGTGTTGGGACGTCACATGCGCGACTTTCTGAATGGATTGGATAATTTGCACGAATATCTCAAGTTCTCGTACCCGTTGATGCGTGCACCGAGCTTCATCTGCGAGAACGAAACCCGCCACGGTTTGACGCTACACTATCGCACCAAGCGCAAGGGTTTCGTCTACTATACAATGGGTCAAATTAGGCAG GTGGCACGCCATTTCTACAACAAAGAGATGCAGATCGAGCTGGTCAAATCGGATCTGCTGGGCGAGACGAATCATTACACCTTTCAGCTGACGTTCGACAATCGGGCGTTCTCGTTGGCTTCGCTGGCGATGACGCGAGAGGAAAAGCATCTGCCCATCAGCGCCTCGGTGCTGTTCGAGATCTTTCCCTTTTGTATTGTGTTCGG CTCGGATATGATCGTGCGCAGTATAGGCAACTCGCTGATGGTCATTCTACCCGATCTGCTATCGAAAAAGATAACGGACTGGTTCGAGCTGAGGCGACCGTTGATCGCCTTCAAATTTCAAACG ATACTCAATCGGACGAACAACATCTTCGAGCTGGTGACGATGCAGTCGGTAAAGAAGCGGCCGGAAAATCAACGAAAGATGGAACTCAAGCTaacggaggaagaggaggacgaggaggtggAAAAGCGTCTTCGTTTGAAAG GTCAAATGATCTACATGGAGAACTGGTACATGATCATGTTCCTCGGGACACCGGTAATGCCGAAGCTTACCTCACTCATCAGCACCGGTCTCTACATTAACGATCTCTCGATGCACGACTTCAGCCG TGATCTCATGCTGGCCGGTACACAGCAATCGGTTGAGCTGAAGCTGGCGCTCGATCAGGAGCAACAGAAGTCGAAAAAGTTGGAAGAATCGATGCGCAAGCTGGACGAGGAGATGCGCCGTACGGATGAGCTGCTGTACCAGATGATACCGAAGCAGGTCGCCGATCGGTTACGGCGGGGCGAAAACCCGATCGATACGTGCGAGATGTTTAACAGCGTGTCGATCCTGTTCTCCGATGTGGTCACCTTTACCGAAATCTGCTCCCGCATCACACCGATGGAGGTGGTGTCGATGCTGAACGCGATGTACTCGATATTCGATACACTGACCGAGCGGAACAACGTGTATAAG GTCGAAACCATCGGCGATGCGTACATGGTCGTGTCGGGTGCTCCCGCCAAGGAGCAGAACCACGCGGAAAAAGTCTGTGATATGGCCCTGGATATGATTGAGGCAATAACGGATTTAAAGGATCCATCGACAG GTACCCACCTACGGATACGAGTTGGTGTTCACTCGGGCGCCGTGGTAGCCGGTATCGTCGGTCTAAAGATGCCCCGGTACTGTCTGTTCGGTGACTCCGTCAATACCGCCTCCCGGATGGAGTCGACGAGTCAAGCGATGCGAATACACATATCGGAGACGACCAAGAACCTACTGTCGAGCAACTATCGCGTCAGTGAGCGTGGTGAGATCGACGTGAAGGGTAAGGGTACGATGAAGACGTACTGGTTGGACTATCGAGAGAATCGGCCACCGCTTCAGCTGCTGGCCGAGGACATTAAGAGCCCCTCGATCGAGTACATCGAGGCGAGCAAGGATCGGCGTGTCAGTATACCTTCGTACAACTTCACCCAACCACACAAACAATCGAGCGGTGGTTTGAGCTCGGCCGGACTCGAGGATCGTCGTGTGTACTCACCGGTTACGTTCGAGGATGTGGCACGACGCAGTATAGCCAACTCACCGGTCAAGTTGCATGCCTTTGGACCGCGGGGAAGAGAGAATCGTTCGAATTCGACCGGTCACGCATTCATGCACAGTGTCTCGgatgttttcggttcgttggTGAACGATACGGAGGATTTTCTGGAGGATCTACATCATCGCAGCTCACTGAGTAATACGGCGTACACGACGGGTTCAACGCCATCCCCGTGTCCGTTCAGTCCACCGCCCAAGTTCCGCACGAAATCCAAATCCTGCTATCCCGCTCAG TTTGCGGACTACGATCGTGAAGGATTCACCGGGATGAGTAAAACGATGCCCCAGGAGGTGCCCAAGAAGCC TAAAGGCATCCTGTCGAAGGGCCCGAGCGGCGAAGCGGCCTCCTCGTACGATCACAAAACCAAGGTGCGCAAAGCGAAGCTGGAAtcggtgaagcagcagcagcagcaaacgatcgcTCTCGAGAAGCTGGACCAGATGGTGCAGGAGATCTACGATGCCGATCTGCCCGGCATGTGCTTCATGAATCCGCCCGGTTCACGGTCGGATGGCAACATCTGCCAGTCGAACAACTGCACGCTCGGTAGCAGTAG ATCGCAGAcggtaccaccgccaccgccggtagcagcagcttctgcagtagccgctgctgccgctgctgctgctgctgctaccggtgccACCACCTCGACGGCATCGGTCGTCAGCCCGGCCGGTCCCGTCTGTGAACAGCACGCGCAACAGCACCTGCCCCGGCACTGTCACCACGGCTGTGAATCGTCCTCCGGGCCACCACCGGGGAAGGTTCCGCAGAGCATGAGCTTCTCGCACCCGAAAGAGCACAAGTGCTGTCCGGCTGCGTACGCCACGCACCACCAGAATGGCCGTCACCGTGTGCACTCGAACGCCTGTCACATACTCTAG